The Sebastes umbrosus isolate fSebUmb1 chromosome 4, fSebUmb1.pri, whole genome shotgun sequence genomic sequence GTGTCCGTGCGATAACAGGCTTCAGGCGGCCAACTCCCGCAGGAGGAGCCGCTGAAAtctgatgaagatgaaggtCATCTCCCAGTCAGACCTGTTCAGCTTGACTCTCAGTGGAAACCTTAAGCCCCGTGCTGGATGAATGGAGAGGAAAACAATAGACTGCGCTGCTTTTGTGCCCTTTGACAACAGCATTTGACAGATTTATTTTGCTGTAGATATAGgtcaggagagggagagaaacttTATAAGTGGAGTTAATGTTTTTTGGATGGATTTCAAAGGTAAAGGAAAATAAGAAGGAGGGAGGTTGGGGAAAGTGAGCGGAGTTTCGGGTAATGAGAAGTCAGGTCCGTTGACAGACATTGGCCTGAGTTGGCGTGTTGACCTGCTTGAGGTCCTGGTCAGATTTCCCTGCTGTGGAGGggagctgggggcgtgccaggACATTCCGTGTGTCACTTTCTGTACAGCCAGCCCACTTCTCTCTTATTTAGTAATATcctttcaggaaaaaaagagtAAGAGGACTAGAAGGAAGTACTATTACTCACTTGCTCCTTTTTCATTCAGTTCCTTGTGACGGCtcaaggaagaagaagaaggcttGTGTGAGTCCTCTTTAGCCCTCACACTGTGTagtttttgtattcattttttttgagGCAactttggttgtttttgtttcaaaatgGACTGTCTTAAAATGCAGGAAGCAGCAGAGTACAACATGAAAAGTAGGTGTCAGCATTTTTGTGTCCAGTTTTTTTGTGTAATCAGCAGGAACTGTACGTTCTGTCTGTTTTAAATTTCTCTGACTTTTCTCTTTGATTTACTTccactccttcttcttcttctcctcttcctcctcctcccttctctcctccAGTGCATCCCATGTGGCAGGGACCCCTCGCGGTACCAGGAGGCGATCGTCAGTCTCCTATCGACATCGTTGTGCGGAAGAGCGTCTTTGATTCGGAGCTGAAGCCTCTGGTCACTGATTACGACCCACAGACCTGCCAACAGATCTGGAACAACGGCTACTCCTTTCTGGTCGAGTATGATGACACTACAGACAAGTCCAGTAAGTACTCTTTCTATATCTAtattgtctttaaaaaaaaattatttgaatcTACTCAATTTTGCCTTTTATTGCGCTATAGAAATctagaaagtaaaaaaaaaagtataagtTCCTCATTATTAACTACTGGATCGGAAGCAAGTCAGTAGTTtccctttaaaaatgaatggATTTAAAGGAAATCTCAGCAAGAGGAATGTTTTGATCTACACAAGAGGATTATCTCCTTCTTCACCCCCCCTTAAGAGCCCTCTGTCTGTAGGAAAGTCCTGTAATCAATGCTACACTTAAAGCTGCTGATGAAAACCACAACCTTCACGTGGCTCTGATGACTGTCATGTGACTCGCGTGTCTCTCCTGACCTCAACAGCTACTATGTAGTTTAGTGTCCTTTAAGTCTTTAAAATTACAaatgttttaaagctgcaaaaTGAGCCACTTTATAGGCGTCACATGCCCTCAGAGCTTAGTCTGATACTGAGAGAACAAAAACAGGTTTATAACAGTGAAATGCTGAGAACAGTATTTTGTTAcgagtaaaataaacaaagaaacaatGGAGAGATCCCGGCTGTGGAGGACTGaatctgccaaaatcaaaataataaataaataaatgactcgataaataaataaataagtccttaaatgtagcaaaaattatatttaaaataaatatagccattaattaattgataaaatgtgacaaatttatatttctgtttttatttgcttcttcatttatttatctttgtattaattcccttatttatttactctcctgtttttcccttttatttatttatgtatctattttaatgaatttttatatttatttatttagttagttagttagttatttttgattttggcagattctgtcctccatactaGGCATGACTTCAGGTACTTTATCTACAGATTCTAGGTCTTCAAATTAAGGTTTTTGACTGCAACAACAAGTTGTGCAGCAGTATCTCCTTTTTATCTGTCGGTAGTGTTTCTGCCGTTGATTCACAGTTTACAGGCGTAGTAAAAAGTCATTGCTGCATAGGTGATTGTTGTCTCTGCTATACATTATTTCCTGGATGTTTCTAGGTCAGTGTCACTGCCTGAACAACCTGTTCCTTAGCATACGCTCTGCGTGGGATCATTTCCTCTTTCTGGAGGAGGAAACAAATACTAGACAGAGATATGGTCAGATTCTTTTGGAGGATTGTGAAATCTGTAAAGTCTTAGTATGATGCACTGAACTATACGTCCTTGTACTACAGCGCTGAAAGGAGGCCCCCTGCAAGACAAGTTCAGGTTGTGCCAGTTCCACTTCCACTGGGGGGAGAGCAATGCCTGGGGGTCAGAGCACACGGTGGACAGGAGGCTGTTCCCTGCTGAGGTACCGAGCTGTAACATGCATACACTAGACACACAGCAGGTAGTAAGCATGAAGCTTTAATCATTCCTGCAGGGACATTGGGAGGCTGCATATTTCTGTAATATTGTCAAGAACATTAATGAGgtagaaaatacattttgttgtaaaacatattgatttaaaaaaaaaaaaacagacaggaagAAAGATACGTCTTTCTCTttacaatattataataataatatcatataccCTTTGGGCAATGCTTTTATCTGCCTCACAATATTATGAGCATGTAAAGgggttttaaaaatgaatatgaattcAATGGtcttattactagggctgtcaaagataacgcgttaatgcaaatctgttttaacgccactaatttctttaaagcattaacgcaacttgcgatttttaggttgtagtgggttttaaagctagagtgaagatactggtatcatatgaaactagaaaacctaatgaatccattggtaccaaccatcatactagcttgttgtgaagaaggctaaaaaacactcaaaacgtttagcgaggaaaaactgtcatggccatctttaaaggggtcccttgacctctgacctcaagatatgtgaatgtaaatgggttctatgggtacccacgagtctcccctttacagacatgcccactttatgataatcacatgcagtttggggcaagtcttagtcaagtcagcacactgacacactgacagctgttgttgcctgttgggctgcattttgacatgttatgatttgagcatattttttaggctaaatgcagtacctgtgagggtttcaggacaatatttgtcattgttttgtgttgttaattgatttccaataataaatatatacatacatttgcataaagcagcatatttgccgactcccatgttgataagagtattaaatactttaatacaaatctccctttaaggtacattttgaacagataaaaaatatgcgattaatttgtgattaatcttatttacttattaattaaataaaggaattggttgttcctcgtcacatgacatgtgGTGCAGGGTTCCCAAAAttgaactatttttatcttGAGGCGAAGCCATTGCGGCCTGAAAAATAGGCACTTGAGAACGCTTGCGCGTCGCAACAGCGTCTCTCGCGCGTTTGAGCGTGCCTCTCGCacgtctacattgacaacaatggatttgagcaTGCAAACGATGCAGCATGTGTACGGCTTAATACAGTCCTATAAAACATCGCCCAAACATCCAGCCGACGTCACTCTGGTACATATAAAGCATTTTAAGCTTCactttttttaccttttattttttttgtgagtaGTCCTCTCCCATGGCTTGACCTCTGCAGATAAAATCATTTCAATAAACACAAACCGTGTTCCTTTGGTCGATGATGTTAGATCCACTAGAGCCTGCTGGTCATCCTCGGTGACAACAGTCCTGTaaattacagtgtgtgtgcatagaCTGCTGTAGAGCTAGACCAATAAATGGGCCAGGCCAGTATATCAGCCGATATTagcttattgcagatatatcGTGTGTATATGACGGCCgataagtaacaagaaattgcagTACAGAATTCCCAAACTAGGTTTGAAGTTATTTAAAAACATTGTGCTCCATTgtatagtttgtccaccagacaGCCTTGACAAAAACCAAAAGTTTGAATTCCTATGATTGTTTCGATATATTGCTGAGCTCAATCCAGGTAGTTATCCCTTCAATAAATCTGGTTGTAATACCTACAAAtacaatacaacaaaaatatacatacaaataaagtattgaaataACATTTGCCATTCAAAAATATGTATCCATATTGCCCACACATATACAAGCAGGGTCACATAGGAACAACATTGTGCTAAGCCACACAAGCACCTCATCACATGTAACGGCCGTATCTTGGCATTTTTAGCTTTGCTGTACGCACTACACACCCTCTGTTGTTAATCTAAAACAAACCTGATGCTCCTGCTGCTGGGTTAATGTAGCATGTTAAGTACAGAGGCGCTGCAGTCACATGCATGGCAGGTATGTGTTTGTGACCATGTGACCAGGCCATTGAATGGAAAAAGTCAGATATGTAGTGCTCAAGAAAGCCGGTAATGATAAAatagagatagagaaagagagagattaaaTTCACAGTTAGTCTGCTGCAATTCATTTCCACATGACCAAAATGGTCTGTTAAGGGTTAAAAGAAGAAAGGAGACATGGAAGAAAGCTAATGTAACACTGCACtgtttaaacattgtaaatgttgACTTACTTTGGAGTCCCATTTACTTTCTGATCACATGTCCTTCTTGAAACGCCTGGAAAAATACTGAGAGTATTGTATCCATGGCATATTTGGAGTAGAGCATTCTTTATCATGCTATGTCTATATTGTGCTGCTTGTATAGCTGGTATCAGGCGTGCTGCCAGGCTCTTTGATCCAGCAGTATTTCTCTTTATATCAGTAGAGCCAAATTCAAACACAGGCAGAGTATTTGTCTCTCAGCGGGTGGTACTTTGAAACTGGTACTGTTGTCCGGTCTCACGTTTGAATAGAGAACATCTATTTTCATGTTGTTCCATTAACTTATGTAACAGCAGGTTCCACTGACTGCATATGCATgggtgtttgtgtcctctgcCAAGCccttgttggtggtgttggaaATGTGTCCATGTCATTGCTGTCATCACTCAGCAGttgttgtatgtatgtgtgtgtgtgtgtgtgtgtgtgtgtgtgtgtgtgtgtgtgtgtgtgtgtgtgtgcagaggatCAAGTTACAGACCCGGCTGACAACTTTGTCAGGGCTTTCCACAAGCATATGAAGTAGCCAGCCAGTGGAAAAAAGTAGCCAGCTAGCAAAATCAAAATGTCGGCCGTAAAAGCCTCTTCTGGCACATTTTAATGCCATTATTCCATCATATTTactgatcttaattattgcGTATTCTAAAGAGTTTGCCTGCTAgattgtaaacatgtagtgaattattGTAAGAGAGAATTAGGCCTGTTGTGCGTTTTAGCCCACACAGTCTATAACAATGATGTCACGCTCAGTCATGATAACCAGGACCTCAAAATATTCAGACCAAGTTTAAAATTCCAAATCTATATTTAAACTGGTCATATACAGTGTTTGGGTTATTATATCCCCTCTACAGTATTTATCATAATGGGAGGGATATGTAATATTAAAAACCTGcaaattattgtatttattttaggtctgtcaaagttaatgtgataataacacgtcaaagcaatttcatttttaatttctttaacgcattaactcaacttgcaatttttagtttGTGGCAAcacttgcatcatatgaaactacaaaacctaaggaatacatcGGTacgaaccatgtcatactagcttgttacgaaggaggataaatagcgctccaaacttgcgctaaattttggcggagaaaaactggcatgaccattttcaaaggggttccttgacctctgatctcaagatatgtgaatgaaaatgggttctatgggtacccacgagtctcccctttacagacatgcccactttatgataatcacatgcagtttgcgaatttccaataattaatatttacatacatttgcataaagcaagcatatttgcccactcacatgttgataagagtattaaatacttgacaaatatccctttaaggtacattttgaacagataaaaaatgtaagattaatttgcgattaatcatgattaactatggacaatcatgtgattattcgcgatttaaatatttgaatcgattaacagccctaaaatGGATATTTTCAGTTTTCCAGCCACAGTTGGCTGGTAGTATGGTGTAGGTGAGTTTGGGTCTGGGTCTAAAAATACAAGACTACAGATAAAGGTCAATTATCACCATGTAAAGCCCCACAAGTAATATACAATAGCTATCCGTTTCTTCATCTACAACACTGCCATtctccatttatttttctttcttagtaaacaatacattttatgtCATAtacaaaagacaaaacacattcaaaattAGTCAGCCACAAcaataaactcttattttgaGGGGTTAAAAAGATCAAGGTTATGGATTATaatcactcacatacacactcacacacagactcttgATGTGTTTGTATTATCAGCTCCACTTGGTCCACTGGAACTCTGACAAGTACAGTTTGTTCGAGGAGGCAGTGATGGAGGATAACGGACTGGCTGTTATCGGAGTCTTTCTTAAGGTACAACACAcacgcgtgcacacacacacacacacacacacacacactaacactttGAAATGCCTGCAGTAATTACAGAAGAAACAATGATTGATGTACACAGACATGTTTCAGTCTACATGTCTGTGTTGCCTTGTTGACACCAGACATATGCACATTCTGCAGTTGGTTGACCTGTGATTGTGAGGCAATGCTGTATACGTCACGTGTTATGTGTAAATTTAAACTGTGACTAATCCAGATTAATGTCTAATCCTTGTGTAGGTGGGAAAGAGACACGAGGGGCTGCAGAAACTGGTAGACGCTCTGCCTGCTATCAGACACAAGGTAAAtctacacacactctcacactcacacagacacacacacaaacacacacacacacgcacacacacagacacccacACCGAccacatttttgtttatttaagatGACATGCTGATCTCTGAAATGTATTCAATAGTCCAGTGACCaaatacactcaccggccactttattaggcacacatgttcaattgcttgttaacacaaatagctaatcagccaatcacatgacagcaactcaatgcatttaggcatctagaggtggtgaagacgacttgctgaagttcaaaccgagcatcagaatggggaagaaaggggatttaagtgacttcgaacgtggcatggttgttggtgccagacgggctggtctgagtatttaaaaaactgctgatctactgggattttcacgcacaaccatctctagggtttacagagaatggtccgaaaaagagaaaatatccagtgagcggcagttgtgtggacgaaaatgccttgttgtgatgtcagaggtcagaggagaatgggcagagtggtttgagatgatagaaaggcaacagtaactcaaataaccactcgttacaaccaaggtatgcagaataccatctctgaacccACAAAACGTCGAACCTTGAaacagatgggctacagcagcagaagaccacccggtactagcaccggccactttattaggtacaccttgtacctaataatTTTAGGACGAGgagagagcatttctctttgtttgataacattaaaagtaaagtcaCTAGTTCTCCCGTCAGCTTCATTCTCTttttacatccatggtcagctccatcggggccgtttgaatgcatttgctataaatgtcagtatatgggtgctctacagttgtagcgtcgaccgatttgaccacggaaatgagagtgacagctggcttgacggcacgttaccgcaatacgatatcATTACCTGTCCATGAgaaagttagcatgcagctttagccatcatgtctagctctgcttttcctgcaatgtgtgaaacccaaagtgtttccatactttactgtatgtgtagtgtttaccactttggatttaaaatgtgagagtgcaggtcgtatccgtgtagaccctccgccgttttctactttctgcttattgttttggttgatagatacagaacagatatgacgtcacgttactcagactacaacaataaaagcggtaatttccttctacctccacatagactcaaatgaagcaaatatatcgattctggccttaaaaaaacaatttcaaaatataaaaaaaaaatcatgatacataggtgaataaattttttttttctcacccctAATTTTTATATACTGGTGGTTGTACATGTTTGCGGTGACTGACTGGAGGTCATAGTTTGTCCTTCTTTCAGTTCACTGCTACTACAATGCTTATCGCTAATAACGTCTGATAAGGTTGGTGTTTGTCCAATAAGAGGAAATGCAACAGTTGTATAACACTCATTGTGTTGTACTGATATGATGTTATATTGGATAATAATTAGATAACGATGATTGTAGTATTTAGATAATCGCTTCAGTCTTCTATCATTATGTTAGTTTGTGCTGTAATGATACTGACGTTTTTCACAGAttgtgattttagcatatttgttatgatttcatgaat encodes the following:
- the ca5a gene encoding carbonic anhydrase 5A, mitochondrial isoform X2, producing the protein MDCLKMQEAAEYNMKMHPMWQGPLAVPGGDRQSPIDIVVRKSVFDSELKPLVTDYDPQTCQQIWNNGYSFLVEYDDTTDKSTLKGGPLQDKFRLCQFHFHWGESNAWGSEHTVDRRLFPAELHLVHWNSDKYSLFEEAVMEDNGLAVIGVFLKVGKRHEGLQKLVDALPAIRHKDSVVEFNRFDPACLLPTNTDNYWTYHGSLTTPPLTESVSWIIMKQHIEVSHDQLAVFRSLLFTSAEEEVQKGMVNNFRVQQSLCGRTVRSSFTPFLQEPAPSAEGDKHTH
- the ca5a gene encoding carbonic anhydrase 5A, mitochondrial isoform X1; translation: MVTLSSLIRPLASQLHRQLVRRANRHRITPVRRCNLSACSSKYVLSQMHPMWQGPLAVPGGDRQSPIDIVVRKSVFDSELKPLVTDYDPQTCQQIWNNGYSFLVEYDDTTDKSTLKGGPLQDKFRLCQFHFHWGESNAWGSEHTVDRRLFPAELHLVHWNSDKYSLFEEAVMEDNGLAVIGVFLKVGKRHEGLQKLVDALPAIRHKDSVVEFNRFDPACLLPTNTDNYWTYHGSLTTPPLTESVSWIIMKQHIEVSHDQLAVFRSLLFTSAEEEVQKGMVNNFRVQQSLCGRTVRSSFTPFLQEPAPSAEGDKHTH